From Crassaminicella indica, one genomic window encodes:
- a CDS encoding indolepyruvate oxidoreductase subunit beta, producing the protein MKEVKNILLVGVGGQGIILASKILSQGLISAGYDVKMSEVHGMAQRGGSVTTQVRFGKKVYSPIIGKGQADIVVSFEKMETLRWLDHLKKNGKIVVNDYEIPSAPILVGDAKYPQNLIDILKEKADTTVFKAAEIAKELGNIKTMNVVMLGALTKAMGLTDVDWETIVRSNVKEKFVDMNINALRKGMEQVK; encoded by the coding sequence ATGAAAGAAGTAAAAAATATTTTATTAGTTGGCGTAGGGGGTCAAGGAATAATTCTTGCAAGTAAAATATTATCTCAGGGACTTATTAGTGCAGGATATGATGTTAAAATGTCTGAAGTTCATGGCATGGCTCAACGTGGAGGAAGTGTTACAACGCAAGTTAGATTTGGCAAAAAAGTATATTCTCCGATCATTGGAAAAGGGCAAGCGGATATCGTGGTATCGTTTGAAAAAATGGAGACTTTAAGGTGGTTAGATCATTTAAAGAAAAATGGCAAAATAGTAGTAAATGATTATGAAATACCATCTGCCCCTATTTTAGTAGGAGATGCAAAATATCCTCAAAATCTCATTGATATATTAAAAGAAAAAGCAGATACAACTGTTTTTAAAGCTGCAGAAATAGCAAAAGAATTAGGGAATATAAAAACAATGAATGTTGTTATGCTTGGTGCATTGACAAAAGCAATGGGATTAACAGATGTAGATTGGGAAACAATTGTGCGAAGTAATGTAAAGGAAAAATTTGTTGATATGAATATAAATGCTTTAAGAAAAGGAATGGAGCAAGTTAAATAA